One part of the Streptomyces sp. NBC_00286 genome encodes these proteins:
- a CDS encoding phage tail tape measure protein, with product MATYNLTVQLTAQANSLIFGLRSAADAATDLGRRTRDLDRRLAALDASSRSTSRQINLLGAQAQATATRLGTLATRGGQTGNQLRRAGSDVGVLERSLRGAGQQASALTSLLAGGALVLGTGQLVEEGNRYQRQMNIFQAVTGATAGQMQRAAWMANQLGNDLTLPTTTAADAAEAMVELAKAGFRTDQAISATRASLQLASAAGVNAADSARYLGDIMDQFGLGADQAARASDILAATANNASGGIIDIYYAMRYAGPVAAGLGVSMEDAASAVGMLGKAGILGQTAGTALRGMMANLAAPTKEMRDGLHALGIEAWDAQGRFKGLRYVIAELSRAQHEMSQQDFTAAVKKSMGKPAMSGAIALAHQGTESFDALSLAVRESGAAAQITAARGQGLAGAMTLLQKQTRQTGLALYDAMAPGLEYVTRLMTRGLSGATPYLVAAIEYGRDLATLYGPELKANARSGLGELIDEAEQLLGPLQSLGEHSLAAGLNLLINAARALGDVLGNAAEGAAPVASALGLLGDESSGVSNSLDILVTTANLAMSAVAGLSAVLVPVGEVVGTLVRAFGALPAPVQTAIAAMFLARRLTPVLGGLASTVSGRLTGAWRGFGAQMQVQQNLAARAGTSLTRYAAAFAVVESRIPVVGQMAAAFRSAQGPTTGFTGTLNGVTRAAGAGLLSAGRGLVAFMGGPWGAAMVGATVVLGLLASQQEKAARSAAEHQQRISTLTDALRESNGIIDETVRRQAAENVQTTKLAGNYGTLMDVLGRLGYSLSDVTDSYLGQGESIDDLAGKMRALADQEKDAFNRSSRGDEDREAILDRAGAYASAAKALEDMSGDAATAARNAKDLEQAQKGSGSGASTYDRLKTAVGELADTTADADTRTRALKDALDLLSGGSISLQAAEARVNSAILDVNEALDHGIDKANGFGKALLNNNGTLNTTTRNGQQLYQSLTSLSDAAADASVSAYALAQQNGKPLPESLAAARTQMDKARTAAVRAAQGYGLTREQAEAVADSLGLMPSKVSLLLETEGMDSTLADLLAVQAEFDRLPKATTIRVDSLSEDAQKKLKDLGFTVKTVPGTREIKITAPTKGARGALKALIDELGEVPGSKNVSVAAKTQAAIKDLEEVQNRVRSTKGKTITMRAPTAEARKQLEQLGFKIKNTKGKRVIITVPTGSQRANVGALDQAIRSLRDKSVTITTHHVNIFETIRRGPSTTADLLRQQADRFSRHADGAVVDYFAAGGVRRENHVAQIAPAGSWRIWGEPETGGEAYIPLAQSKRARSRRIAEETVRRLGGGPIEWYASGGLSGWSYEVESGPELGSASSIRSSSMRTVKRRGKEVEVFDLRLFEKNLRKSASQAARWRRDLATVARRAGQDVADALEAMGEDGVELTRKMATGTTKYVRDMAKQLEKLAGTAKASLGDFTRQLTQAVKDQSTFEKNLARLAALGYGDLAAMLAEQGDENAEDLAAAAVKDKKKAKKADDAAKAAGKTLADEDLTDLLTVIAAIKSSTTGIHKVADTTGLEEDRVIEVGNLGQSRIKSTLGSRATKFLADLAKANKGLAYASGGIWEPGIYSSPTALIKFAEASTGGEAFIPLAPAKRAAATAVLGDVAQRFGLQLASAEPTFAPVRTVDARPAGPVQVVVVREQQPLIGTMPVTVTSAQATPQQIGAEVMRRLRNAQRGGRL from the coding sequence ATGGCGACGTACAACCTCACCGTCCAACTGACGGCGCAGGCCAACAGCCTTATCTTCGGCCTGCGTTCGGCAGCTGACGCCGCCACCGACCTGGGCCGCCGCACCCGCGACCTCGACCGCCGCCTCGCCGCACTCGACGCCTCCAGCCGAAGCACCTCCCGGCAGATCAACCTCCTCGGCGCACAGGCACAAGCAACCGCCACCCGGCTCGGCACCCTCGCCACCCGCGGCGGCCAAACCGGCAACCAACTGCGCCGCGCCGGCAGCGACGTCGGCGTACTGGAACGCTCCCTCCGAGGCGCCGGTCAGCAGGCCAGCGCCCTCACCAGCCTCCTCGCCGGAGGCGCCCTCGTCCTCGGCACCGGCCAGCTCGTCGAGGAGGGCAACCGTTACCAGCGGCAGATGAACATCTTCCAGGCGGTTACCGGAGCCACCGCCGGCCAGATGCAACGCGCCGCCTGGATGGCCAACCAGCTCGGTAACGACCTCACCCTCCCGACTACCACCGCGGCCGACGCCGCCGAAGCGATGGTGGAGCTGGCGAAGGCGGGCTTCCGCACCGACCAGGCCATCAGCGCCACCCGCGCCTCGCTCCAGCTCGCCTCCGCCGCCGGGGTCAACGCGGCCGACTCCGCCCGCTACTTGGGCGACATCATGGACCAGTTCGGCCTCGGAGCCGACCAGGCCGCCCGCGCCTCCGACATCCTCGCCGCCACCGCGAACAACGCCTCCGGCGGCATCATCGACATCTACTACGCGATGCGGTACGCCGGACCGGTCGCCGCTGGCCTCGGCGTGAGCATGGAGGACGCAGCGAGCGCGGTCGGCATGCTCGGCAAGGCGGGCATCCTCGGGCAGACGGCCGGTACCGCGCTGCGCGGCATGATGGCCAACCTCGCCGCGCCCACCAAGGAGATGCGCGACGGCCTGCACGCGCTCGGCATCGAGGCGTGGGACGCGCAGGGCCGGTTCAAGGGCCTGCGGTACGTCATCGCCGAACTCTCCCGCGCCCAGCACGAGATGTCCCAGCAGGACTTCACCGCCGCGGTGAAGAAGTCGATGGGCAAGCCCGCCATGTCGGGTGCCATCGCACTGGCCCACCAGGGCACCGAGTCCTTCGACGCGCTCAGCCTCGCCGTACGGGAGTCGGGCGCGGCCGCGCAGATCACTGCCGCTCGCGGGCAGGGCCTCGCGGGCGCGATGACGCTGCTGCAGAAGCAGACGCGGCAGACCGGGCTCGCGCTGTACGACGCGATGGCTCCGGGGCTCGAGTACGTGACCCGGCTCATGACGCGCGGGCTGTCCGGCGCGACGCCGTACCTCGTCGCCGCCATCGAGTACGGGCGCGACCTGGCGACCCTCTACGGACCGGAGCTCAAAGCCAACGCCCGCAGCGGCCTCGGCGAACTGATCGACGAGGCCGAACAACTCCTCGGACCGCTCCAGTCGCTCGGCGAGCACAGCCTGGCCGCCGGCCTGAACCTCCTCATCAACGCAGCCCGCGCACTCGGCGACGTACTCGGCAACGCCGCCGAAGGCGCCGCGCCGGTCGCCTCCGCACTCGGCCTGCTCGGCGACGAGTCCAGCGGAGTCAGCAACAGCCTCGACATCCTCGTCACGACCGCCAACCTGGCCATGTCCGCGGTCGCCGGGCTGTCCGCCGTACTCGTCCCGGTCGGTGAGGTGGTCGGGACGCTGGTCCGCGCGTTCGGCGCCCTGCCAGCCCCCGTCCAGACGGCGATCGCCGCAATGTTCCTCGCCCGGCGCCTCACCCCCGTCCTGGGCGGCCTCGCCTCAACAGTCAGCGGGCGACTCACCGGCGCATGGCGAGGCTTCGGCGCGCAGATGCAGGTGCAGCAGAACCTCGCCGCACGAGCCGGGACGTCGCTGACGCGGTACGCGGCGGCGTTCGCGGTCGTGGAGTCGCGCATCCCGGTCGTAGGGCAGATGGCGGCCGCATTCCGCAGCGCCCAAGGGCCCACGACGGGTTTCACCGGCACCCTCAACGGCGTGACCCGCGCCGCCGGAGCCGGGCTACTGAGCGCAGGCCGCGGCCTGGTCGCCTTCATGGGCGGACCCTGGGGCGCCGCCATGGTCGGCGCCACCGTCGTACTCGGCCTCCTCGCCTCGCAGCAGGAGAAGGCGGCACGGTCCGCTGCCGAGCACCAACAGCGCATCAGCACACTGACCGACGCGCTGCGGGAGTCCAACGGAATCATCGACGAGACCGTCCGCCGCCAGGCCGCCGAGAACGTCCAGACCACGAAGCTCGCCGGAAACTACGGCACCCTCATGGACGTCCTCGGCAGGCTCGGTTACTCCCTCTCGGACGTCACCGACTCCTATCTCGGGCAGGGCGAGAGCATCGACGACCTGGCTGGCAAGATGCGCGCACTGGCCGACCAGGAGAAGGACGCCTTCAACCGCTCCAGTCGAGGTGACGAGGACCGTGAGGCAATCCTCGACCGGGCCGGTGCGTACGCGTCGGCGGCCAAAGCGCTCGAGGACATGTCGGGAGACGCCGCCACCGCGGCCCGTAATGCGAAGGACCTCGAACAGGCTCAGAAAGGCAGCGGGTCGGGAGCCAGCACGTACGACCGGCTGAAGACCGCGGTCGGCGAACTCGCCGACACCACTGCCGACGCCGACACCCGCACCCGCGCCCTCAAGGACGCCCTCGACCTCCTCTCCGGCGGCAGCATCTCCCTCCAGGCCGCCGAGGCCCGCGTCAACAGCGCGATTCTCGACGTGAACGAGGCCCTGGACCACGGCATCGACAAAGCCAACGGCTTCGGCAAAGCCCTGCTGAACAACAACGGCACCCTGAACACCACCACCCGCAACGGCCAGCAGCTCTACCAGTCCCTCACCTCCCTGAGCGACGCAGCCGCCGACGCCTCCGTATCGGCGTACGCCCTCGCCCAGCAGAACGGGAAACCGCTGCCCGAGTCCCTGGCCGCCGCCCGCACCCAGATGGACAAGGCACGCACGGCCGCCGTCCGGGCTGCTCAGGGTTACGGGCTCACGCGAGAGCAGGCTGAGGCGGTGGCCGACAGTCTCGGGCTGATGCCGTCGAAGGTCTCGCTGCTGCTGGAGACCGAGGGCATGGACTCCACGCTGGCCGATCTCCTCGCGGTGCAGGCCGAGTTCGACCGGCTGCCGAAGGCGACGACGATCCGTGTGGACTCGCTGAGCGAGGATGCCCAGAAGAAGCTGAAGGACCTCGGCTTCACGGTGAAGACCGTCCCCGGGACCCGCGAAATCAAGATCACGGCTCCGACGAAGGGCGCCCGCGGCGCGCTCAAAGCGCTGATCGACGAGCTCGGCGAGGTCCCCGGCAGCAAGAACGTCTCGGTCGCCGCGAAGACCCAGGCCGCGATCAAGGACCTTGAGGAGGTCCAGAACCGAGTCCGTTCGACCAAGGGCAAGACCATCACCATGCGCGCCCCGACCGCGGAGGCTCGCAAGCAGCTCGAACAGCTCGGCTTCAAGATCAAGAACACCAAGGGCAAGCGGGTCATCATCACCGTCCCCACCGGCAGCCAACGGGCCAACGTCGGCGCCCTGGACCAAGCAATCCGCAGCCTGCGCGACAAGTCGGTGACCATCACCACCCATCACGTGAACATCTTCGAGACCATCCGCCGGGGACCCTCCACGACCGCGGACCTACTGCGCCAGCAGGCCGACCGATTCAGCCGTCATGCCGACGGCGCTGTCGTCGACTACTTCGCCGCCGGCGGCGTACGGCGCGAAAACCACGTCGCGCAGATCGCCCCGGCTGGCTCCTGGCGGATCTGGGGAGAGCCGGAGACAGGCGGCGAGGCGTACATCCCGCTCGCGCAGTCGAAGCGCGCCCGCTCCCGCCGCATCGCCGAGGAGACCGTACGACGCCTCGGTGGCGGCCCGATCGAGTGGTACGCCTCCGGTGGTCTCTCCGGTTGGTCGTACGAGGTGGAGTCGGGGCCCGAGCTGGGATCCGCCTCGTCGATCCGCTCGAGTTCCATGCGTACGGTCAAGCGGCGCGGCAAGGAGGTCGAGGTCTTCGACCTGCGCCTGTTCGAGAAGAACCTGCGCAAGTCGGCTTCCCAGGCTGCCCGTTGGCGCAGGGACCTGGCCACCGTCGCGCGGCGGGCCGGGCAGGACGTGGCCGACGCTCTGGAGGCCATGGGCGAGGACGGCGTGGAGCTGACCCGGAAGATGGCGACCGGGACGACGAAGTACGTCCGCGATATGGCCAAGCAGTTGGAGAAGCTGGCTGGCACCGCGAAGGCGTCGCTCGGCGACTTCACCCGCCAGCTCACCCAGGCGGTCAAGGACCAGTCGACGTTCGAGAAGAACCTGGCCCGGCTCGCCGCCCTCGGTTACGGCGACCTGGCGGCGATGCTCGCCGAGCAGGGAGACGAGAACGCCGAGGATCTTGCCGCCGCCGCGGTGAAGGACAAGAAGAAGGCGAAGAAGGCCGATGACGCGGCGAAAGCCGCCGGGAAGACCCTCGCGGACGAGGACCTCACCGACCTGCTCACCGTCATCGCCGCGATCAAGTCGAGCACCACTGGCATCCACAAGGTCGCCGACACCACCGGCCTCGAGGAGGACCGGGTCATCGAAGTCGGCAACCTCGGCCAGTCCCGCATCAAGTCCACCCTCGGCTCCCGCGCCACGAAGTTCCTCGCGGACCTGGCCAAGGCCAACAAGGGCCTGGCGTACGCGAGCGGCGGCATCTGGGAGCCCGGCATCTACTCCTCGCCCACCGCGCTGATCAAGTTCGCGGAGGCGAGTACGGGCGGGGAGGCGTTCATCCCGCTCGCACCGGCCAAGCGCGCGGCGGCGACGGCGGTGCTTGGCGACGTCGCGCAGCGCTTCGGACTCCAACTCGCCTCGGCAGAGCCGACGTTCGCTCCGGTGCGCACGGTCGACGCCCGCCCGGCCGGACCAGTTCAGGTCGTTGTCGTACGGGAGCAGCAGCCCCTGATCGGCACCATGCCCGTCACGGTCACCTCGGCTCAGGCCACTCCGCAGCAGATCGGCGCCGAGGTCATGCGGCGACTCCGCAACGCGCAGAGGGGAGGCCGGTTGTGA
- a CDS encoding phage tail tube protein codes for MTQQRFMRRGITKILWLKSITSTNLIPTRTEISAPNATDLTEAISDVDGWSLTNEAIETPDMASTFTSSIPGNDKADNSSITFYEDQFSDAMETLLPKGAVGFVVFLRKGDIPGSKSMDSFPVQVASRTAQYNAGNEAAKFQGIFTITSPPALDAPVPPAATGTGAEASTVASAATRKKAL; via the coding sequence GTGACTCAGCAGCGCTTCATGCGGCGCGGTATTACCAAGATCCTCTGGTTGAAGAGCATCACCTCGACCAACCTGATTCCGACTCGTACGGAGATCTCGGCGCCGAACGCCACCGATCTGACCGAGGCGATCAGTGACGTTGACGGCTGGTCGTTGACGAACGAGGCGATCGAGACGCCGGATATGGCGTCGACGTTCACGTCCTCCATCCCTGGCAACGACAAGGCCGACAACTCCTCGATCACCTTCTACGAGGACCAGTTCAGCGATGCCATGGAGACGCTGCTGCCCAAGGGCGCGGTCGGGTTCGTGGTGTTCCTGCGCAAGGGTGACATCCCCGGATCGAAGTCGATGGACAGCTTCCCCGTGCAGGTCGCCTCCCGCACTGCGCAGTACAACGCGGGCAACGAGGCTGCGAAGTTCCAGGGCATCTTCACGATCACCTCGCCGCCGGCCCTCGATGCGCCGGTTCCGCCCGCTGCGACTGGGACAGGCGCCGAAGCCAGCACCGTCGCCAGCGCTGCCACCAGGAAGAAGGCCCTCTGA
- a CDS encoding HK97 gp10 family phage protein, whose protein sequence is MLSLNPHPNSHPDAAPFRDPIALASTLAGLGPAVRARTRATTRHHAMLLRVRIQKNASGRPGPNVITGQYRASWDVKVTVAGGRVNAVVFTDAPQSRRLEYGFVGVDRLGRQYRQPPYPHIEPAFRQTEPGFLEALRTGVLAR, encoded by the coding sequence ATGCTCAGCCTGAACCCACACCCCAACTCCCACCCGGATGCCGCCCCCTTCCGCGACCCGATCGCGTTGGCCAGCACTCTGGCCGGGCTCGGCCCGGCTGTGCGGGCGCGTACAAGGGCGACTACCCGGCATCACGCCATGCTCCTGCGAGTTCGGATCCAGAAAAACGCCTCCGGGCGGCCGGGGCCGAACGTCATCACGGGACAGTATCGGGCGTCGTGGGATGTGAAGGTGACCGTGGCCGGAGGGCGGGTGAACGCCGTGGTGTTCACGGATGCTCCGCAGTCGCGGCGGCTGGAGTACGGATTCGTCGGCGTCGACCGCTTGGGGCGTCAGTATCGGCAGCCGCCCTACCCACATATCGAGCCGGCGTTCCGGCAGACCGAGCCCGGGTTCCTGGAGGCCCTGCGTACGGGAGTGCTGGCGCGATGA
- a CDS encoding glycoside hydrolase family 6 protein: MPALYGDLITNGSFTAGTTGWWTGDPTYVTVSAPGIGLEATATTDATNLWDALLGQNNVILRPGCRYTLSFTARASQPGTTLRALVGLGADPWTPALDKTLTLGTADTCFTLPFTSPLDTATGQLTFQFGQSTAVTVHLTEIRLTCSTVDEGFYVDPDSNAAKWLTTANRDDPRTKKIDRSLARRPGARWFGDWNKDIKTDLDAYVGAAAAKGQLPIITLYNIHNRDNGGESSGGAPSPEAYRAWIDAAVAGIADRPALVIVEPDSLAQLDNLPTAAARTDRTALIAYAAQALGTLPATTAYLDGGNAAWIRPAEMATLLRNAGVAHVRGFAVNVANFDAVDVCCTYATQITIELARLGVPGTGFVVDTSRNGNGAMNAEGQHVDWCNPAGRRLGVPSSIGVGGADYLLWIKVPGDSDGSCGIGDGLPAGAFSPYLAERLIDGW, from the coding sequence GTGCCCGCCCTCTACGGGGACCTGATCACAAACGGCAGCTTCACAGCCGGAACAACGGGCTGGTGGACCGGCGACCCGACATACGTCACGGTGTCCGCCCCCGGCATCGGCCTGGAAGCCACCGCCACCACGGACGCGACGAACCTCTGGGACGCCTTGCTCGGCCAGAACAACGTCATCCTCAGACCCGGCTGCCGCTACACCCTGTCCTTCACGGCCAGAGCCAGCCAGCCCGGCACCACCCTCCGCGCCCTGGTCGGACTCGGCGCCGACCCCTGGACCCCGGCGCTCGACAAGACGCTGACCCTCGGCACCGCGGACACCTGCTTCACGCTCCCGTTCACCTCGCCCCTGGACACGGCAACGGGCCAACTCACCTTCCAGTTCGGCCAGTCCACAGCAGTCACCGTCCACCTCACCGAGATCCGCCTGACCTGCTCAACCGTCGACGAGGGCTTCTACGTCGACCCGGACTCAAACGCAGCGAAGTGGCTCACCACCGCCAACCGGGACGACCCCCGCACGAAGAAGATCGACCGCTCCCTGGCCCGCCGCCCAGGCGCCCGCTGGTTCGGCGACTGGAACAAGGACATCAAGACGGACCTCGACGCATACGTCGGGGCCGCCGCGGCCAAGGGCCAACTCCCGATCATCACCCTCTACAACATCCACAACCGAGACAACGGCGGCGAGAGCTCCGGCGGAGCCCCCTCACCGGAGGCATACCGAGCCTGGATCGACGCCGCCGTAGCCGGCATCGCCGACCGCCCCGCCCTCGTCATCGTCGAACCGGACTCCCTCGCCCAACTCGACAACCTCCCCACGGCCGCAGCCCGCACCGACCGCACCGCACTGATCGCATACGCCGCCCAGGCCCTCGGCACCCTCCCCGCCACCACGGCCTACCTGGACGGAGGCAACGCCGCCTGGATCCGCCCCGCCGAAATGGCCACCCTCCTGCGGAACGCAGGCGTCGCACACGTCCGCGGCTTCGCGGTGAACGTCGCCAACTTCGACGCAGTAGACGTCTGCTGCACGTACGCCACTCAGATCACCATCGAGCTCGCCCGTCTCGGCGTACCTGGAACCGGCTTCGTGGTGGACACCTCGCGTAACGGCAACGGCGCCATGAACGCCGAGGGCCAACACGTCGACTGGTGCAACCCGGCCGGCCGCCGCCTCGGCGTCCCCAGCTCCATTGGCGTCGGCGGCGCCGACTACCTCCTCTGGATCAAGGTTCCAGGTGACTCCGACGGCTCCTGCGGCATCGGGGACGGCCTCCCCGCTGGAGCCTTTTCCCCGTACCTCGCCGAACGGCTCATCGATGGCTGGTAG
- the fxsT gene encoding FxSxx-COOH system tetratricopeptide repeat protein codes for MAVHAEQALPPEAYGPIPDDAADDGVSNIPITELFVGRDTALDQLDAALTTPGGVVLRAVSGLGGVGKSALAARWAGHRATARLRWWITADSATAVDTGLAELSCALQPGLAGLPAELKRERAVAWLAQHGDWLLVLDNVDHPDHIGPLLDRVRDRGRILVTTRRATGWHGRTTPLRLDVFDPAESVELFTRILTHDGSRETDGARELCDELGHLALAVEQAAAFCHESGTTPRAYLDMLRQWPAETYALGPANADSERTVARIWRITLDRLADMPLTGEVLRILAWYAPNHIPRTLLDGLAPPPALAAAIGRLAAYSMITESPGGTLSVHRLVQALARTPQDDDPHRQDSDITHARQEATSRLAKAFPTDVESPEHWPQCQAVLPHADALARHSNPEHDTLNLSYLLDRVARFRQDQGAIEAAITYFLRAHAIDQRALGEDHPDTLTSRNNLAGAYESAGDLTRAIPLYEQTLTDSIRVLGEDHPDTLTSRNNLAGAYESAGDLTRAIPLYEQTLTDSIRVLGEDHPNTLRSRNNLAYAYRSAGDLERAIPLYEQTLTDSIRVLGKDHPNTLRSQNNLAYAYRSAGDLERAIPLYEQTLTDSIQVLGEDHPNTLTSRNNLAGAYESAGDLTRAIPLLEQTLTDSIRVLGEDHPNTLRSQNNLAYAYRSAGDLERAIPLYEQTLTDSIRVLGKDHPLTRTVWTNLEAAGGA; via the coding sequence TCAACTGGACGCCGCCCTCACCACCCCGGGAGGCGTGGTGTTGCGGGCGGTGAGCGGCCTGGGCGGGGTGGGCAAGTCCGCGCTCGCCGCCCGCTGGGCCGGCCACCGCGCCACAGCTCGGCTGCGGTGGTGGATCACCGCCGACAGTGCAACCGCCGTCGACACGGGTCTTGCCGAACTCTCCTGCGCGCTGCAGCCAGGACTGGCCGGGTTGCCGGCCGAGCTGAAGAGGGAGCGGGCGGTGGCGTGGCTCGCCCAGCACGGCGACTGGCTGCTGGTGCTGGACAACGTCGACCATCCCGACCACATCGGCCCGCTGCTGGACCGGGTCCGTGATCGTGGTCGCATCCTGGTCACCACGCGCCGGGCGACGGGCTGGCACGGGCGCACGACCCCCCTACGTCTGGACGTGTTCGACCCGGCGGAGTCGGTCGAGTTGTTTACCCGCATCCTCACCCACGACGGGTCCCGGGAGACCGACGGCGCCCGCGAGTTGTGCGACGAGCTCGGGCACCTGGCACTTGCCGTCGAGCAGGCCGCCGCGTTCTGCCACGAGAGCGGCACCACCCCCCGCGCCTACCTGGACATGCTGCGTCAATGGCCAGCCGAGACCTACGCTCTTGGTCCCGCCAACGCGGACTCCGAACGGACGGTCGCACGGATCTGGCGCATCACTCTTGACCGCCTCGCCGACATGCCTCTCACGGGGGAAGTGCTGCGGATTCTGGCCTGGTACGCCCCTAATCACATCCCTCGCACCCTGCTCGACGGCCTCGCCCCACCGCCTGCCCTCGCTGCCGCGATCGGTCGGCTGGCCGCGTACAGCATGATCACCGAGAGCCCCGGCGGCACTCTTTCGGTCCATCGCCTCGTTCAGGCTCTCGCTCGTACACCCCAGGACGACGACCCTCACCGCCAGGACAGTGACATCACGCACGCTCGCCAGGAGGCCACCAGCCGCCTGGCGAAGGCGTTTCCCACCGATGTCGAGTCCCCCGAGCACTGGCCCCAATGTCAAGCGGTGTTACCTCACGCCGATGCCCTGGCCCGGCACAGCAATCCCGAACACGACACCCTCAACCTGTCGTACTTGCTGGACCGTGTCGCCCGCTTCCGACAGGACCAGGGCGCAATAGAGGCCGCCATCACGTACTTCCTCCGGGCCCACGCCATCGACCAGCGTGCGTTGGGCGAGGACCACCCCGACACGCTGACCTCGCGGAACAACCTGGCGGGCGCGTATGAGTCGGCGGGTGATCTCACACGAGCCATCCCCCTGTACGAGCAGACCCTGACCGACAGCATCCGGGTGCTCGGCGAGGACCACCCCGACACGCTGACCTCGCGGAACAACCTGGCGGGCGCGTATGAGTCGGCGGGTGATCTCACACGAGCCATCCCCCTGTACGAGCAGACCCTGACCGACAGCATCCGGGTGCTCGGCGAGGACCACCCCAACACGCTGAGATCCCGGAACAACCTGGCGTACGCGTACCGGTCGGCGGGTGATCTGGAACGAGCCATCCCCCTGTACGAGCAGACCCTGACCGACAGCATTCGGGTGCTCGGCAAGGACCACCCCAACACGCTGAGATCCCAGAACAACCTGGCGTACGCGTACCGGTCGGCGGGTGATCTGGAACGAGCCATCCCCCTGTACGAGCAGACCCTGACCGACAGCATCCAGGTCCTCGGCGAGGACCACCCCAACACGCTGACCTCGCGGAACAACCTGGCGGGCGCGTATGAGTCGGCGGGTGATCTCACACGAGCCATCCCCCTGTTGGAGCAGACCCTGACCGACAGCATTCGGGTGCTCGGCGAGGACCACCCCAACACGCTGAGATCCCAGAACAACCTGGCGTACGCGTACCGGTCGGCGGGTGATCTGGAACGAGCCATCCCCCTGTACGAGCAGACCCTGACCGACAGCATTCGGGTGCTCGGCAAGGACCACCCTCTGACGAGAACGGTGTGGACCAATCTGGAAGCCGCGGGCGGCGCGTGA
- a CDS encoding phage distal tail protein: MAELGDWQIEIAGVLIGAGTDVPVSEVEGLGIPEFRTQDVDNPAGDGAFPGIDLYAARTIRIEAGIRTAGNPAAALDVLGRLQRAADNPAVRTDSSAQTVLRLRWPGRSTRRLYGRLRRVEATSTAKTLHGWIPLDLEFAALDPRFHADEASALTLALSADGLGGFRAPLVAPLTTGVAIPDERRGWVRNDGDLPAWPSLRITGPCTNPRIQHVESGRVIELALALNSGEYVDIETRPGTRWALRNGTGNLAPALSPTSRLDTFVIPPGTSEIWWTARDYTNSTRLAVTWRAAYAAL; encoded by the coding sequence ATGGCGGAGCTCGGTGATTGGCAGATCGAGATCGCCGGAGTTCTCATCGGTGCCGGGACTGATGTACCGGTGAGCGAAGTCGAAGGTCTCGGTATCCCCGAATTTCGTACACAGGATGTGGATAACCCGGCTGGAGACGGCGCGTTCCCCGGCATCGACCTCTACGCCGCCCGGACCATCCGCATCGAGGCAGGTATCCGCACCGCAGGCAACCCGGCCGCAGCCCTCGACGTCCTCGGCCGCCTCCAACGCGCCGCCGACAATCCTGCCGTACGGACAGACTCGAGCGCCCAGACCGTACTTCGCCTACGCTGGCCTGGCCGCTCAACTCGCCGACTCTACGGCCGACTTCGTCGAGTGGAAGCCACCAGCACCGCGAAGACGCTACACGGCTGGATCCCGCTCGACCTCGAGTTCGCAGCCCTCGACCCGCGCTTCCACGCCGACGAAGCCTCCGCGCTCACCCTCGCCCTGTCCGCCGACGGCCTGGGCGGCTTCCGCGCCCCACTGGTCGCCCCGCTGACGACGGGCGTGGCGATCCCCGACGAGCGCCGCGGCTGGGTCCGCAACGACGGCGACCTCCCGGCCTGGCCATCCCTTCGCATCACCGGCCCGTGCACCAACCCGCGCATCCAGCACGTCGAATCGGGCCGCGTCATCGAGCTGGCCCTCGCGCTGAACAGCGGCGAGTACGTCGATATCGAGACCCGCCCCGGCACCCGCTGGGCGCTGCGGAACGGCACCGGCAACCTCGCCCCCGCCCTGTCACCGACGTCCCGGCTGGACACCTTCGTCATCCCGCCCGGCACCAGCGAGATCTGGTGGACCGCACGCGACTACACCAACTCCACCCGCCTAGCCGTGACTTGGCGCGCGGCCTACGCCGCCCTATAG